In Hymenobacter sublimis, a single genomic region encodes these proteins:
- a CDS encoding DUF7010 family protein, translating to MLLEQEFAALKLELSVKAKNGLDFIVAASLVWAAIAFLWTLPGSPAHKGFITFFVGSATLPLAWLFSKLLRTTWTLPHNPLQPLGLWLNFAQLFYFPFLIFVYSRYPQHFIMTYGIITGAHFFPYAWFYNARPFALMAGLIPVGCLLLGLRTSATDLYLIPMFIVGMLLVLAGLLWVSYRRNQQAYQRVAAELSHASAAA from the coding sequence ATGTTACTCGAACAGGAATTTGCGGCTCTGAAGCTAGAGCTGTCGGTGAAAGCCAAAAACGGGCTCGACTTTATTGTGGCGGCCAGCCTGGTGTGGGCAGCCATTGCCTTCCTCTGGACGCTACCCGGTTCGCCTGCGCATAAAGGCTTCATTACCTTCTTCGTGGGCTCGGCTACCTTGCCGCTGGCCTGGCTGTTTTCTAAGCTGCTACGCACTACCTGGACCCTGCCGCACAACCCGCTGCAGCCGCTAGGACTGTGGCTGAACTTCGCCCAACTATTCTATTTCCCCTTCCTGATTTTTGTGTACAGCCGGTATCCGCAGCATTTTATTATGACCTACGGCATTATCACGGGAGCCCACTTTTTCCCCTACGCCTGGTTTTACAACGCCCGTCCCTTTGCCCTGATGGCGGGCCTTATTCCGGTGGGCTGCCTGCTGCTGGGCCTGCGCACTTCAGCCACCGATTTGTACCTGATTCCGATGTTTATTGTGGGCATGCTGCTGGTGCTGGCCGGGCTGCTGTGGGTGTCTTACCGCCGCAACCAGCAGGCCTACCAGCGGGTAGCCGCTGAGCTTTCTCATGCTTCCGCAGCTGCCTAG
- a CDS encoding LytR/AlgR family response regulator transcription factor, which produces MNALLVDDSRLARTELRHLLQAFPEVSIVGEARHAEEARQQLRELQPDLLFLDIHMPGETGFELLASLEAAPHVIFTTAYDEYALRAFEVNALDYLLKPIQENRLAAALAKARSKYTAMVPAGGSAPAEEPAPTPLTEQDQVFVKEGERCWFVRLADIRLFEINGSYTQIYFEQHRPLIPRTLQHLEQRLDPRVFFRANRQQIINLQWVEAIEPWFSNSLKIRLRGGPEVEVSRQQSVRFREMLSL; this is translated from the coding sequence ATGAACGCCTTGCTCGTTGATGATTCTCGGTTGGCCCGCACGGAGCTGCGCCATTTGCTGCAGGCCTTCCCAGAAGTAAGTATCGTGGGCGAGGCCCGGCACGCCGAGGAGGCCCGGCAGCAGTTGCGGGAGTTGCAACCCGATTTGCTATTTCTGGACATTCATATGCCGGGCGAAACGGGCTTCGAACTGCTGGCATCGTTGGAAGCGGCTCCCCACGTCATTTTCACCACGGCCTACGACGAGTACGCCCTGCGGGCTTTTGAGGTGAATGCCCTGGACTACTTGCTCAAGCCCATCCAGGAAAACCGCTTGGCCGCTGCCCTAGCTAAGGCCCGCAGCAAATACACGGCTATGGTTCCCGCAGGTGGTTCAGCGCCGGCTGAAGAACCGGCCCCTACCCCGCTTACGGAGCAGGATCAGGTGTTTGTGAAGGAGGGCGAGCGGTGCTGGTTTGTGCGTCTGGCCGACATTCGCCTGTTTGAAATCAATGGCAGCTACACCCAGATTTACTTTGAGCAGCACCGCCCCCTGATTCCGCGCACTCTCCAGCACCTAGAGCAGCGCCTTGACCCGAGGGTATTCTTCCGGGCCAACCGCCAGCAGATCATTAACTTGCAGTGGGTGGAAGCCATTGAGCCTTGGTTTAGTAACTCTCTGAAGATCCGGCTGCGGGGCGGGCCCGAGGTCGAGGTTTCGCGCCAGCAGTCGGTGCGCTTTCGGGAAATGCTAAGCCTGTAA
- a CDS encoding sensor histidine kinase has product MFSYALAPPPSRLYWRCQLLGWSLYFVICSGTFSFMGARPRDMLLINFTIAATMLGITHWLRYHIRANGWEQLGPLPLLGRLLVTNVVLSLLSQVVIWAVIALLIRPASDGAPHGWAQFFGYAVNVNILLWLWAGFYFGWHYLTSFRRAEVDKWKLTAAVQEAEMRTLKAQINPHFMFNGLNNIRALVMENPGRARDMITHLSDLLRYSIQLNTAEQVPLSRELEIVEHYLQLEALQLEERLEYTLDVDSAALSVLIPPMTLQLLVENAIKHGLAPRPAGGVIRLCAQLNDSNTLHITVRNTGRYEPRPSHEGVGVRNARERLALLFGPTAHLHLANDPHSPDMVVAHLQLPVAAAVPAEALAVPAIW; this is encoded by the coding sequence ATGTTCTCTTACGCTCTTGCTCCGCCTCCTAGCCGCCTGTACTGGCGCTGCCAGCTCCTGGGCTGGAGCCTCTATTTTGTGATTTGCTCGGGGACTTTTTCCTTCATGGGAGCCCGCCCGCGCGACATGCTGCTGATTAATTTCACCATCGCCGCCACCATGCTGGGCATCACCCACTGGCTGCGTTACCACATCCGGGCCAATGGCTGGGAGCAACTGGGGCCGCTACCGTTGCTGGGCCGCCTGTTGGTGACGAATGTGGTGCTTTCCCTGCTCAGCCAAGTAGTTATCTGGGCCGTAATTGCCCTGCTGATCCGGCCGGCCAGCGACGGTGCTCCCCACGGCTGGGCCCAGTTTTTCGGGTACGCCGTCAACGTAAATATTCTGCTGTGGCTGTGGGCGGGCTTCTACTTCGGCTGGCACTACCTAACCAGCTTCCGCCGGGCTGAGGTAGACAAGTGGAAGCTAACGGCGGCCGTGCAGGAGGCCGAAATGCGTACCCTCAAGGCCCAGATTAACCCACACTTCATGTTCAACGGGCTCAACAACATTCGGGCCCTGGTGATGGAGAACCCAGGCCGGGCCCGCGACATGATTACCCACCTCTCGGATCTGCTGCGCTACTCTATTCAGCTGAACACTGCCGAGCAGGTGCCCCTGAGCCGGGAGCTGGAAATTGTGGAGCACTACCTGCAGCTGGAGGCCCTGCAGCTGGAGGAGCGCCTGGAATACACCTTGGACGTTGACTCGGCCGCCTTGTCCGTCCTGATTCCGCCCATGACCCTGCAACTGCTGGTGGAAAATGCCATCAAGCACGGGCTGGCCCCGCGGCCGGCGGGCGGCGTCATCCGCCTCTGCGCCCAGCTCAACGACTCTAACACCCTGCACATTACGGTGCGCAACACCGGCCGCTACGAGCCCCGCCCCAGCCACGAGGGGGTAGGCGTGCGCAATGCCCGGGAGCGGCTGGCCCTGCTCTTCGGCCCCACTGCCCACCTGCACCTAGCCAACGACCCGCACTCCCCCGACATGGTGGTGGCGCACCTGCAGCTACCGGTTGCAGCCGCAGTCCCGGCGGAGGCTCTGGCCGTGCCGGCAATCTGGTAG
- a CDS encoding alpha/beta fold hydrolase codes for MNLTATFRPFCSALLLTAAVVLAAPAASVAAPAAPVAASIDTPAAHPNFTVRVVGKGQPLLLIPGLTCPGAVWDETVAHYQKQYQCHIISLAGFGGAPAPASTDPLLLNVRDQLLGYIKAQKLQKPAIIGHSLGGFLALWLSSTQPEAAGPLVIVDSLPFLAAVQNPSLTAEAAKPMAEGMRKQMSSGKMTVAAARQMSGSMMTDTARISQATRWSVASDPATVAQAYYDLMTNDLRQDVARIQQPVLVLGAWAAYKQYGSTKEGTRAVFEQQYAKLPQHRIEMSEAGKHFLMWDDTQWFFNQTDAFLKQNSLAKK; via the coding sequence ATGAACCTGACCGCTACCTTCCGCCCCTTCTGCTCGGCCCTGCTCCTGACGGCCGCCGTTGTGCTGGCCGCCCCAGCCGCTAGCGTGGCGGCGCCGGCTGCCCCCGTTGCCGCCTCCATCGATACGCCGGCAGCCCACCCCAACTTTACGGTGCGGGTAGTAGGCAAAGGCCAGCCCCTGCTCCTGATTCCGGGCCTAACCTGCCCCGGCGCCGTGTGGGACGAAACCGTGGCTCATTACCAGAAGCAGTACCAGTGCCACATCATTTCCCTGGCCGGCTTCGGTGGCGCCCCGGCCCCAGCCAGCACCGACCCGCTGCTGCTGAACGTGCGCGACCAACTCCTGGGCTACATAAAGGCCCAGAAGCTCCAGAAGCCGGCCATCATCGGCCACAGCCTGGGCGGCTTTCTGGCCCTGTGGCTGAGCAGCACCCAGCCTGAGGCAGCCGGCCCGCTGGTTATCGTCGATTCGTTGCCCTTCCTGGCAGCAGTGCAAAACCCCAGCCTCACGGCCGAAGCCGCCAAGCCCATGGCCGAGGGCATGCGCAAGCAAATGAGCAGCGGCAAAATGACTGTGGCGGCAGCCCGCCAGATGTCGGGGAGCATGATGACCGACACGGCCCGCATCAGCCAGGCTACCCGTTGGTCAGTAGCTTCTGACCCTGCTACCGTGGCCCAGGCTTACTACGATTTGATGACCAACGACTTGCGCCAAGATGTTGCTCGTATTCAGCAGCCCGTGCTGGTGCTGGGTGCCTGGGCCGCCTACAAGCAGTACGGTTCCACCAAGGAAGGCACCCGGGCCGTGTTTGAGCAGCAGTACGCCAAGCTCCCTCAGCACCGGATAGAAATGTCGGAGGCGGGCAAGCACTTCCTGATGTGGGACGATACCCAGTGGTTTTTCAACCAAACCGATGCCTTTTTGAAGCAGAATAGCCTGGCAAAAAAGTAG